The Plasmodium yoelii strain 17X genome assembly, chromosome: 4 genome has a window encoding:
- a CDS encoding N-ethylmaleimide-sensitive fusion protein, putative, which yields MPTIQLVCCKLQSQDLALSNIGYINSGVYNNLKKKIKCNELYGEIGNLVLILKGNDYIGDDEIALNTCQREFSRIQLKERIEINIIDKENKKDIINFIPIDSIDVEVNVFIKPDRQIELEDEIVETVFKKHFINHILTKGQILALKCNDILLRCVIKDIKTAELDEIKKLNKNTSTIGSYFKLGGDSYRTQDNMYKGNLNERGILFENTECIFTSINDGKLFIESKKVLKKNIIKSNFNFEELGIGALDDEFKIIFRRTFASRIYPNYIIKQLGIKHVKGMILYGPPGTGKTLIARQIGKTLNAREPKIINGPEILNKYVGQSEENIRNLFKDAELEYKQSGENSLLHIIILDEIDAICRQRGSGASTGSGVNDSIVNQLLSKIDGVNSLNNILLIGMTNRIDLIDEALLRPGRFELHIEISLPNKEGRIQILNIHTKNMRQNNKLSADVNIEELAERTPNFSGAEIEGLVRNTVSYAFERHINFNDLTKPINVDDIMISKNDFLNALKETKPAFGAEEDIIDNLLSNGIINYGSQYENIENTCKLLIKQVIDNSNTNLMSVLLHGESGSGKTTIAAYMAKCANFHFTKYITPENLIGYSESGRINYINKIFEDAYKTPLSLVILDNIERLIDYTRIGPRFSNSILQAIMVLIKKKPKKENQKILIICTTSEYQFMKDVGLVKNFYVNIQVPMLNSSIAIKNVLQNRNKNNKDFPENEILKITESNIIKSISIKNLLMIKDMASEAASDCNSVITSEIFLKAYNDCGIFFEDDSYY from the coding sequence ATGCCGACAATACAGTTGGTCTGCTGCAAGCTGCAATCTCAAGATCTAGCGCTGAGTAATATtggatatataaatagtggggtatataataatttaaagaaaaaaataaaatgtaatgAATTATATGGAGAAATTGGAAATTTAGTTTTAATACTAAAAGGAAATGATTATATTGGAGATGATGAAATAGCGTTAAATACATGTCAAAGAGAATTTTCTAGAATCCAGTTAAAAGAAAGaattgaaataaatataattgataaagaaaataaaaaagatattataaattttataccTATTGATAGTATAGATGTAGAAGtaaatgtttttattaaACCTGATCGTCAAATTGAATTAGAAGATGAAATAGTAGAAACCGTTTTCAAAAAGCATTTtataaatcatatattaacaaaAGGACAAATATTAGCATTAAAATGtaatgatatattattaagatgtgtaattaaagatataaaaacaGCTGAAttagatgaaataaaaaaattaaataaaaatacatctACAATTGgttcatattttaaattgGGTGGTGATAGTTATCGAACACAAGATAATATGTATAAAGGAAATTTAAATGAAAGAGGAATTCTTTTTGAAAATACAGAATGTATTTTTACTAGTATAAATGATggtaaattatttatagaatcaaaaaaagttttaaaaaaaaatattataaaaagtaattttaattttgaagAATTAGGTATAGGAGCGTTAGATgatgaatttaaaataatatttcgaAGAACATTTGCAAGTAGAATATAtccaaattatataataaagcaATTAGGAATTAAACATGTAAAGGGTATGATATTATATGGTCCTCCTGGTACAGGTAAAACTCTAATAGCTCGACAAATTGGTAAAACATTGAATGCTAGAGAACCTAAAATTATTAATGGACCggaaatattaaataaatatgtaggTCAATCAGAAGAAAATATTcgtaatttatttaaagatGCAGAATTAGAATATAAACAATCTGGAGAAAATTCATtattacatattattatattagaTGAAATAGATGCAATTTGTCGACAAAGAGGTAGTGGTGCATCTACTGGGTCAGGAGTAAATGATAGCATAGTTAATCaattattatcaaaaatagATGGAGTTAAcagtttaaataatatattattaatcgGAATGACAAATAGAATAGATCTAATAGATGAAGCATTATTAAGACCAGGTCGATTTGAATTACATATTGAAATATCATTACCAAATAAAGAAGGTAGAATccaaatattaaatattcatacaaaaaatatgagacaaaataataagttaAGTGCAGATGTAAATATAGAAGAATTAGCTGAAAGAACCCCAAATTTTTCAGGTGCAGAAATTGAAGGGTTAGTAAGAAATACAGTATCATATGCATTTGAAAgacatataaattttaacgATTTAACAAAACCTATAAATGTAGATGATATTATGATATCTAAAAATGATTTTTTGAATGCATTAAAAGAAACGAAACCAGCATTTGGAGCTGAAGAAGATATTATAGATAATTTATTATCGaatggaataataaattatggtagtcaatatgaaaatattgaaaatacatgtaaattattaattaaacaGGTGATTGATAATTCTAATACAAATTTAATGAGTGTATTGTTACATGGGGAAAGTGGGTCAGGTAAAACTACTATAGCAGCTTATATGGCTAAATGTgcaaattttcattttacaaaatatataacccCCGAAAATTTAATAGGTTATTCAGAAAGCGGaagaataaattatataaataaaatttttgaagATGCATATAAAACACCATTATCTTTAGTTATATTAGATAATATTGAAAGATTAATTGATTATACTAGGATTGGTCCACGATTTAGTAATTCTATTTTACAAGCAATTATggttttaataaaaaagaaacccaaaaaagaaaatcagaaaatattaataatatgtaCTACATCAGAATACCAATTTATGAAAGATGTTGGGTTAGTTAAGaatttttatgtaaatatacaAGTACCAATGTTAAATTCAAGTATTgccataaaaaatgtattacaaaataggaataaaaataataaagattttccagaaaatgaaatattaaaaataacagaatctaatattattaaaagtatatctattaaaaatttgttaatgATTAAAGATATGGCATCAGAAGCTGCATCAGATTGTAACTCAGTTATTACAAGtgaaatttttttgaaaGCATATAATGATTGtggtattttttttgagGATGATTCATATTACtaa